The sequence CTTTGGCTGTACACCCGCGCTTCCAGCTCGAGGTTGTTTTCCAGCAGGCTTTTGCGCAGCTCGGCCTCCAGTCGCAGAAAACGGCCGCGATCGGCGGCCAATCCCACAATGATGAACAGGCTGGCCAGGCCGAGGGTGAGCGTGACGGGCAGGGCGGCGAAGGGCAGGAGAAACTGCAGTGCCGTCGTGCCGGACTGGCTCAACGCCGCGGCTGCCAGCCAAAGCCACAGCCCGTTGCGGCTGCGCCACCAGCGCAACAGCGCGCTGATCGCAGCCAGCAAAAAGCAGCCGGCACAAATGCCGGCCGCGATTTGTTCCAGCAGCGCGAGCGTGGGCGGTGCCGGCGACCATGCGCTCAACCCGCGAGTGTGCCACAGGGCAAGACCGAAAAGCAGGGACAAGGTGAGGGCACCGCCGGCAAGCCAGTACCGCAGATACGGTTTGGGTTTGGGAGAAGGCAGGCGAAAGGCGAGAAACGCCATGAGCAGCCAATGCAGGCTCAAGCCGAGCAGGAAACCATGCGCCACGAATTCCAGGCTGTGCCTGCCGGTCCAGGCGAGTGCCGGAAGGGCTTGCCCGGCGAGGGTGAGCAGGTAGAGCAGCTTGAGCAGCTCGGTGGTGACCAGACCCGCGAATACCACGAAGCCCTGCGCACGATACACTTGCAGGGCAAACAGGCTGGCAAACCACGCCAGAAACAGCGCGATGCTGCCGGCGATTATGAGGTTCACCGCATGCGGGGTGAGAGCATCAAGCATCATGGCTGCTGTGAGTGAGTGTGGCCATGGCACGGCCCGCGCTGCCCGGGTAAAAGGGCATGCGGCTGCGGAAAGGATCGCGAAGAGTCGTGCCGGGCGGCCCCTGTCAGCGAGCCGGTTCAGTCGTCAAGCCAGTGGTCCGTGGGTTGATAGCGACGAAAATCTCCGGAGGGGATGGGCTTGAGGCCGTTGACCGGCAGGTTGAGGATGTAAGACCAGGCCTGGGTGGTTCCTTGTGCGGTGGTCACCGGGATGATTTTGCGAATGTACAGGCTGCGCTCGGGTTGATCAGGCCAGTATCCTTGAATCAAATCCAGCGTCTCGAAAAAGAGTTCGGGATCCTGCAACCGATGCAGCTCGCCATGCACCCGCTCGCCGTTGTCGCTTTCAATCATGCCGGGGAAGGAACCGACGTCATACAGTTTGCCGGCAGCGGTGGCGGGCCCGGCAAAGCTGGCTTTATCGGGATTGTTCAAAAAATC comes from candidate division KSB1 bacterium and encodes:
- a CDS encoding gamma-glutamylcyclotransferase; translated protein: MLFIDHLPKNTLFRLRPRRAPAAETTDLLFVYGTLMRGMERADFLNNPDKASFAGPATAAGKLYDVGSFPGMIESDNGERVHGELHRLQDPELFFETLDLIQGYWPDQPERSLYIRKIIPVTTAQGTTQAWSYILNLPVNGLKPIPSGDFRRYQPTDHWLDD